ATTTCTTTTTATATGAATGTTTTTATAGATACATGTTTGATATATGTTTTGTGGGTATATTTTGCAAATGTTCTTATATTACTGTCAAAGAATCTCATATGGGATATAGAAACCGAATATATCATTTAAAGAGTAGAGCATTATTAAATAGATATTACTTTGTGATAAGCAGGAGATACTTAATGAAGTGGAGTAAAAAGAGATTTAGATAATACTTTGGTAGTTTTTAATTTACAACTTTCCATAGTATAGGAGAATAGCTAATATTAGTTCTGAAGAAAGTATTAATTATGTTTGAAGATTTATTAGGTGATTATGAACCTAAAGGAAGAACAATACAAGGAGTAGGAAAGTTCATAGCAATGGGTTTAGATGATCCGTTTCATATCACTACTGTAACAGGATTTGCAGTATATGGAATAGGAAAGGCGATGGAAAAGAGGAGCAATTATGGGATAAGAAGGGCCATGATGGATATAGCTAATATAAAGAGGGAAATGAAAGAATTAACTCTTGATTTAAGTAGCATGAAGTTAATTTAACATTTTTTGTTTTGAAAATAACGTAGTTATATACGTCTTCTGTTTTCACAAAAAATATATTTTAATACTACTTATTTAATGCGTGATTTATTGGATATTAATAGGACTTAGTTTGCTAGTATCTAGCTGGAGTATATATAATTCTTCTCTCGCATTAGTAGGTGTAGCCTGGAATCCTAGAGAATATAAAGAGTCCTCTGGTAAAACATTTTCAATAGTAATACCTGCTAAAAATGAAGAAAAAGTGCTTGGGCGACTTTTAGATAGATTAGAGAATCAAGAATACGATAAATCTAAGTATGAAATTTTTGTTGTAGAAGATGGATCTACTGACAATACATTAGAAATTTGTAAAAATTATAAAGAAATGTATGAAAATATGAATTGTATTCACTTAGAAAAATCTAATGTACCTAATGGAAAAAGTAGGGCATTAAATTATGTGTTAAGACTATCTAAAGGAGAAATTATAGGAATATTTGATGCTGATACAGTACCTAGACTAGACACTTTATCTTATGTTTCCGCAAAATTTAGTGATCCTTCAATAGCTGGTGTTCAAGGAAGATTAGTCCCAATAAATGTAAGGGAAAGTGTAATTGCTAGATTTGCATCTTTAGAAGAATTATTTTACGAGTATTCTATAGCTGGAAGAGCTAGATTAGGCTTTTTTGTTCCATTAGAGGGAACTTGTAGTTTTATTAGAAAATCAGTTTTAGACGAAGTTGGAGGATG
This genomic window from Acidianus manzaensis contains:
- a CDS encoding glycosyltransferase; protein product: MIYWILIGLSLLVSSWSIYNSSLALVGVAWNPREYKESSGKTFSIVIPAKNEEKVLGRLLDRLENQEYDKSKYEIFVVEDGSTDNTLEICKNYKEMYENMNCIHLEKSNVPNGKSRALNYVLRLSKGEIIGIFDADTVPRLDTLSYVSAKFSDPSIAGVQGRLVPINVRESVIARFASLEELFYEYSIAGRARLGFFVPLEGTCSFIRKSVLDEVGGWNEYSLTEDLDLSLKISSMGYKIVYSPTIIAWREVPISLRSLIKQRLRWYRGHLEVSIKVGKVNINWKYIDAMLIIFTPIFMVLNLVNYSLVLVYQSQIYFVLVSLVSLASLLSLLLGILISRKHMIEEFYPILSLIYMNFIVILNLTAIFMELFRTQRTWFKTERSGNISVKFNDR